The Halorussus limi genome includes a region encoding these proteins:
- a CDS encoding HalOD1 output domain-containing protein, producing MGSESTTHEPPVDEERAPGSLGTRVCLALAEEENVHPWESPPLYDVLDPSVLEALDGQENEAWRLAFEAGTHTVVVTGDGDVTVDGTRFTDRDFREALDSLDEERRAERPRIR from the coding sequence ATGGGAAGCGAATCAACGACGCACGAACCGCCGGTAGACGAAGAGCGCGCTCCGGGGTCGCTCGGCACTCGGGTCTGCTTGGCGCTGGCGGAGGAGGAGAACGTCCATCCGTGGGAGTCGCCGCCGCTGTACGACGTTCTCGACCCGAGCGTGCTGGAGGCGCTCGACGGACAGGAGAACGAGGCGTGGCGACTCGCGTTCGAGGCCGGAACCCACACCGTCGTCGTCACCGGCGACGGCGACGTTACGGTGGACGGCACCCGCTTCACCGACCGGGACTTCCGGGAGGCGCTGGACTCGCTCGACGAGGAGCGGCGCGCCGAGCGACCGCGGATTCGATAG
- a CDS encoding sulfatase: protein MSDQQSVVLLTIDSVRADHCGFAGHDGNLTPNLDRLAADGLVFENAVAPAPATHGSATTFLTGEFPVEREGATGSDRASMKAHIRDHLSARDTVARRFSRMGYETAAFTANPWTSRYFGFDKGFDHFEDFMDDDASEGLLKGGEQTNPVSSLAVKAINWWQGQDMFMSWEAFYDDIVAWTESADDPYFLWVFLVDAHLPYLPPKDYRSRSRLATYPANLSLFADRNGDGLTPRFHDVLTDAYEDTIRYTDEFVGRAARELADDPMLVVHGDHGEAFGDHGMYGHGRDLYEELVDVPLVVAGGPEGRVEKPFSLRNLPDLLPSLARGDEYEDALDTHVFSHNRMPTVAVRGENWKYVWRPGDDELYDLERGETTECDDPDLRELGSELVADWREARAERERIASAARAVADGDAV from the coding sequence CGAGCCGACCACTGCGGGTTCGCGGGCCACGACGGGAACCTCACCCCGAACCTCGACCGACTCGCGGCCGACGGACTGGTCTTCGAGAACGCCGTCGCCCCCGCCCCCGCGACGCACGGTTCGGCGACCACGTTCCTGACCGGCGAGTTCCCGGTCGAGCGCGAGGGCGCGACGGGTTCGGACCGCGCCTCGATGAAGGCCCACATCCGCGACCACCTGTCGGCCCGCGACACGGTGGCGCGCCGGTTCTCGCGCATGGGCTACGAGACCGCCGCCTTCACCGCGAACCCGTGGACCTCGCGGTACTTCGGCTTCGACAAGGGGTTCGATCACTTCGAGGACTTCATGGACGACGACGCCTCGGAGGGATTGCTGAAGGGCGGCGAGCAGACCAACCCGGTGTCGTCGCTGGCCGTGAAGGCCATCAACTGGTGGCAGGGACAGGACATGTTCATGTCGTGGGAGGCGTTCTACGACGACATCGTCGCGTGGACCGAGTCGGCCGACGACCCGTACTTCCTCTGGGTGTTTCTGGTGGACGCTCACCTGCCGTACCTCCCGCCGAAGGACTACCGGTCGCGTTCGCGGTTGGCGACTTACCCCGCCAACCTCTCGCTGTTCGCCGACCGGAACGGCGACGGCCTCACGCCGAGATTCCACGACGTGCTGACCGACGCCTACGAGGACACGATTCGCTACACCGACGAGTTCGTCGGTCGCGCGGCCCGCGAACTCGCCGACGACCCGATGCTGGTCGTCCACGGCGACCACGGCGAGGCGTTCGGGGACCACGGCATGTACGGCCACGGCCGGGACCTCTACGAGGAACTGGTGGACGTGCCGCTGGTCGTCGCCGGCGGTCCCGAGGGCCGGGTCGAGAAGCCCTTCTCGCTCCGGAACCTGCCCGACCTACTGCCCTCGCTCGCGCGCGGCGACGAGTACGAGGACGCGCTCGACACCCACGTCTTCTCGCACAATCGGATGCCGACGGTCGCGGTCCGCGGAGAGAACTGGAAGTACGTCTGGCGGCCCGGCGACGACGAACTCTACGACCTCGAACGCGGCGAGACGACCGAGTGCGACGACCCCGACCTCCGGGAACTCGGTTCGGAGTTGGTCGCCGACTGGCGGGAGGCCCGCGCCGAACGCGAGCGCATCGCGTCGGCCGCACGAGCGGTCGCCGACGGCGACGCGGTCTGA